The genomic window CAGTATTTGCTGAGAGAACTCAAGGCTCTGATCACTGGACAAGGTAACTGTAGTACACATCCTGAAATCCACATATTTAaactctttctgtctgtccagTGGTGATTAGACTCTAACCCATAGAGAGAGATGTTACAGCCGACAGCTTATCCaacgtttgtgtctgtgtgtgtgtgtgcaggcagtgTAGCAGAGAGGCTGCTCCATCACCTGGAGCAGGCTGTGTCCTCACCAGTGCTGAATGACGGTGGTTTAAACATCCACACTGAGAGCGCTGCAGACCTGTCGCCGCTGCACGACCAAAACCTTCAGCTCCGCAGGTGCTGCAGCACGTGGACCctcaatgagtgtgtgtttgtgtgtgtttcctcacatTAGTAGGctacattaaaatgtgtgtctctgtgtgtcaggcGCGTGAGGATCCTGAACCAGCAgctgatggagaaagagaaagcagagagacgACAGGACACGGAGAGTAACTCAGAAGGTGATTagtgtgtgtgctctgtcaGGATCACAGATTGGGACTCAATGGGAATGGGACTAATCTGACTTGTGTGTCTCCACAGTGAccatcctgcaggaggaggtcaCCACCGCTCAGCTCCAGCTGCGAGAGCTGCAGCATGACCTGGCGGAGCTCCGGAAGGATCTTCAGGACACGCAGAGCCAGCTGAGAGGGCGAGAGGCAGAGAACACAGCCATCAGGACAGGTTCTGTGATCTCCTCTGTATCCGTCTTACCAGCAACGTTTAGATATACATCAGACAAAATAGATTCAACTGAACTTGAGGGAGATGCCATATACGTGTGCTTTTATCGTGCtgatgtggtgtttgtgtgcagaccTGGAAGCAGCTCGGAGCCGGCTGGTGGACACGGAGCGACAGAGGAGCGAGTTGGAGTCACTTGGTCGACaaagactggaggagattgggAACTtgaagaggtgtgtgtttgatgtgtgttaTCAGTGCTGAGAGTAATAGGCAATGGATTCTGTGATTGGAgatctctcctcttctctcctccccgtCTGTTTCAGGATGCTTCAGAGTCAGGGGTCATCAGATTGTTCTACAGTTGTCGAGTCTCTGCCGCCGACGCCCCAGCAGCTCCCCAACGAGCGCGTCACCCAGTACCTGATGTCTCTCGGGCAGTTTGATCCCGCGCCCGCCGAGCACGTGGtcgcagagagggagagaagcagcTCAGACAAACCCGCAAACGCTCCGGCCCCTCAGACCGACCAGTCCCAGCGTCTGAGTGAGGCGGAGCCGTGCGGGCGGCGGCTGAACGCCACGCTGTCCCACTGCGACGTGGAGTCTCTGTGGTCCGACTGCAGCATGAGATCCGGGTCGACCTTTGACACCAGAGACGAGGCGGCGTTCAGGGACGGCCTCGCGGCTCTGGACGCCAGCATAGCCAGTCTGCAGAAGACGATGAAGCTGGATCTGAGGAGGTGACGAGCTGTCACGTGAGCTGCTCTCTCCGCgttgtgttttcatcaagaACTGCTCGAGCTGCTGTTGTAACCTGCACTTTGctctttttaataatttataaattGAAGTGATATTTAAGATTAGAAATAAAGCATTTTTTGAAAGTATTTTACTTGGCTGTGATGGACACAtttgtaaaagaacaaaaactcaCTCATGTCAAtatttttttaccaaactgcaaaaAAGTTTTAATAGGAAAAGAGGCCAAACCAGAACGAGTATAAAACAGCCTTTGGCACTTAGTGCAGTTTCCCAACATGTCCCAACAAACAGTATCCTTTATAAAAAATGACAGTACATTCACCTGCTCTAAAgtataaatacaacaaacaattgatttttcaaagtaaaagctgcAAAACACATTCCCTTTGGTAGATCAAGGCGAGCTGGGTTTTCAGTTCTCTGTGCGATTGCTCCTCCCGGCTGAAGGACGGCACATTCAGAGAGGACAGCCTCAACGTCTACACACCTCGaccactgtacacacacacacacacaaaacgccATACAATCAAACTAAATAGCTCTTAATAATAAACACCAGACAGCGGTAGCAGTACActaacaaaaaagaaatcaaagttGTAAATGTGGAATAAAATAGGAAATCGTGTGTGTGAAATCGTCCGAATCAAAGCTGTCTGATTGGTTGTTTGATTCACGGACCTGGCAGCCCCACGACGAGGACAGGACTTTAGATACTGAGTCCCAGGTCAACTCTTACAAAAATCCTGGAAAGCAGTAAAGGCTATACAAAGTAGGGTAAATTGTCACTAAAGGAACTTTAAAAACTCGAAACAGGTACAGTAAGTATGGTACCCCTCCCCCCGCCCTGTTCAGACATTGTATTAAAGTCCATTATGGGAGATCCGATCGTAGGTGGTCAGCGTTAAGTGCTTGTGTTCTCTtctgggattcaatctcttgtgACCACCCATGATCAcatctctcaggacggatgtttacaccaggtctgaactggGGTCTATGTTTAAAGATGATCCAACATGACCTCCTTTTATCTGTAGTAGTGACTCTAGATTTAGCGGCCAAAAGATCTTTCCGAAATATAAGTGATCCTTTTAAAGTTAGGGGACGGCGTGTCGGAGAGGATGTCTCCAGGGGCCGGGCTCTGGACGCCGACTCTCTGTCTAGGATCCGTGGTAGAGGTGGACGGTGCTGGCCACGGCCTGCTTGTATCTGAGCTCAGCCTGGATGCTGTCGTTCAGCTCCTCCGCGGTGTCCCCGAAGCCGTGGTAGTGTCCGTAATGCTGGAAGTCCCCGCGCTCGGCTCCCATCAGCCCCCACCAGGCCGGCCGCTGGGACACGCAGCTGCTGGGGCTGCCGGTCAGATGCAGGGAGCCGCACATGTCAGCCGACGAGCGCCGAGGAGGGGGGGATGCTTTTAGCGGCTCGGGCTCAACCTGGGCCGCACGAGGCAGCGCGTGGTGATGGCCGTTGGCGACGCCTTTGGTGTCATCGTCTGCTTTTGAAAAGAAATCTCACAGTAAGTCTCTTCATAAGCAGCAACACTACTTTTCTATTTGTGATCTCCACATTAAGCCACAGAAGCTCCAGTCCCACCTGAGCTGAGCCCCTGTGCAGACTCCATGTTCAtgctctccacctcctcccctccactgCTGTGCATCTGCGCCAGCACATCTGCAATGGACAGACACAGGGACGTGTTAGTGGACGGGACAGGGATCAAAGGAAAAGtccaaatacacattttattcattcgtctttaaaaacaatctacGGACTGGAATTGGGGGATTTATGTGGTTAGGGCTATTTACCAATAAAAACTAGTGATGTGTTCTTTAATGTTTGAGAAGAGATATAATAGGTGACTTGGTTTTCAGCATTTTGCATTTAATGTACTGAACGATTGTAACAAGACCTACAGGAAACCAGCCCATTTCTCACCCTCTGCTCTCCTGGCCTTCTTCAGGTGTCCGGGCTCCACGGTGGTCGGCAGCCTCTTTCTGTTGAGCCGGCCAACACCACAGGGCACGCCCCCGCTCTGCACGCCGTTCACGTGGAGGCCgccgagctgcagcaggtgCTTCTGGGCGTTGGAGATGAAGCGGAAGCAGTCGAGGAAGCCGTGAGCTTGGGCCAGGTCCGCCGCCGTCTGCCCGCTGGCATTTTTTACACTAAACGAGAAGAGGGGAGAGTCAAACAAAACCACTTCCTGTGGAGACGTCACAGCAGCTCATCTCAAACTGTCTGACTGCATCCTGCTCTCGTCTCTGACCGGCTCTCATCGCATATAACAGGCTGTACGTGTTGCAGAGAGAGGTCGTCAGGACCCTGTGCTCATCAAACAGAGCCGTGGTCACGGGAGACAGCTGAGACAACACAGCGTCTCCTCAACGTGTTCCGGTCGGGACGATCTCCCTCCGCAACGCGAAATCAATAAAGTCTAACATCAACGCTATCTCAGGgtttatgacaaaagaaaaaagcctaAGACAATCAAGtacatttaaattttaaataacACTGTCCTAGTAAATGAAACATCCTCACTCTAGGTCATTTACATCAAATGAAATGTCTCCCAACTGGGATCTGGGATAATCAAATTCAGTTATAAATGAATCTTCCTCAAAACCCGACACAATTAAAATGAGGGCCAATACTTACATATTTTCATTTGCCATTTTTACGATTAAAGTAGTAAATTTTAGAATTTGTAAGTTGGACATGATCATTGGCTCAGGGCAAATGTAGCTGAAAGTGAAAAGCcctgttttcagtttctttgaAACATTTCAGGCTCTATTCTGAAAGAAATACACTGCTTTTaacagagtgaaacatttcaAGTTAATTAGCTGCACCTCAGGCCAGGCTAGATTTTGTTGCTGGAGTTTTCTGCATTGAGACCATAGAACAAAAACatacaacttggttaaactgaAAACTGCAAATTCTCTTAATAGTAAGAGTAAATGAGAATATTTAGCTGTGTTTCCACCTGAGAAACTTTCTCCATTTACTAGGAATCTTTGCAGGGACTCTATGCAGGGACCAGGTTCTTCATTAAGTTCCAGATTGGTCAagtacttttttatttagctttgttAGCAGTGCTCGTCTATTGTATCAGCACAATTAGAACTTGACTGGCAATCTTCTCTCAGACTATAGATAAAAAACTAACTCATTACGAATTAGTTAATATTTGATCCTCGTCTTTGTGTTATAAAGAATGTGTCATGTCTGGTGTTGAGACAAGCTTCAGAGTTCCTACACAGTTTCAGTGTCCGTCAGGTTTTTGAGCATGGAGGCTTTTAGTGAGGTTTGCCTTGCACCCCCCTTTTTTGTTTGACCCATGGCCCGtttactaacatggaggaggtggtgtttATGACCTACTGTtaacagccaccagggggtgatcttGATGTTTTGACTTTAAGAGccctcatccatctttacatacagttaTTAGTCGAGACAACTGGACCTTTGAGGTGGGATTTTTTTGTCACATATAATATTACACTTTCCAGACTGTGTAGAAACCCTGTATTAATAACATCCATCAGTTAAACAATTATAATTAATCATAACATTGATTCAATAAACAGTTCAAGGAggcatttcatttcatgtgtgACTTGCTGCGATTCTTCACGGTCACAATAATCCTCCATCTGAGACTCCTACGCTGACTCCTGAGACACGTCCAGTACAGTTTGTTAGCACAGAGTCTGAAAACAGTTAGTGGTAAGCTATGGCATGCATGTCTTGACATGGCTATCATCATCAGTGCTGTCTTAGCATGGAAACCAATCACTGCAGGAAATACCTCGCCAGTTTGCCAGCTGCAGAAACTGTAGGAAGCGATAGTGAACACTCATTGCCACAACTGTAAAGATGCTCGCTGATGCACGTGTGCCAGATTCTGCAGTGCCTATATGGATTGCTCCCTCTTTCTGGGATTACTTGAGACAATCATGTTCAAATTCAATAGCTGCAAAACATCAGAACGTGCAGGGGTGTTTGTCTCGGCCAGCATAGTCCATCCTTTCTTTACACAATAGAGAACATGGtgcaaaagcaacaaaatgtaACATACCAGTTAAACAGTGTCAGGTTAAAAGTCACATTTAGCACAAGTTTCTACACAACCTATTCACTGGGGCTGATTGTGAAAGCCCCAGAGGCTGAAAAGCTCACGATGTGTATTTACTGACACCAATTTCAAATCCACCAGGAACCGTTTGATATCCTTCTCAGTTCGATCCTCTACCAACTGCACTGAAGAAAAGTAAGCATTTACTAAATATGACAAAGTACAAGGGCCATCTGCTGttcaagagaaataaaagacaaatcCAAAGCCTGTCCACATATAAGTAAAAATGTAAGGACAGAGGCTTGGTGGCAGCTATTTGaagttttcacttttactctTAGCATCATCAGCAGCAACCTGATCGGAACTCTCAGCTCAACTTTATTATTATGTGTGCTCAACATTAAGGATGAAGTAACTCCAAATTAAAACGTTTAGCTTGTTGGCTTAAATCATTGTGTTCTTGTCTTCTGATTTCAAATTGTCATTTTCTAAAGCAAAATCAT from Platichthys flesus chromosome 22, fPlaFle2.1, whole genome shotgun sequence includes these protein-coding regions:
- the ccdc14 gene encoding coiled-coil domain-containing protein 14, translating into MKATAKHKAVTSGRLMGGAKVQPPRRQVNLGTPARPPEPAYSLYSTDPEEQVTTLHQGLDRCAALLSGILQADTTEVSPRLHRAGTCGAAKSRPPTSLGKKPMKKVPKKTVHKIPPSGQRGAGSTTPTPQSPTPAAHSGVKLHPTLRRVHTKAHHSPSPPPPQPQASTPPPHTSVLLSVHQSSSQLPPGQTEGPSSDEQEFVPVRDTDTQHTATHAAAGHTPSNTHSCTTKVSDMRLEPGPVQEVPQDPQSRELYSAGEDVKEQKVQYLLRELKALITGQGSVAERLLHHLEQAVSSPVLNDGGLNIHTESAADLSPLHDQNLQLRRRVRILNQQLMEKEKAERRQDTESNSEVTILQEEVTTAQLQLRELQHDLAELRKDLQDTQSQLRGREAENTAIRTDLEAARSRLVDTERQRSELESLGRQRLEEIGNLKRMLQSQGSSDCSTVVESLPPTPQQLPNERVTQYLMSLGQFDPAPAEHVVAERERSSSDKPANAPAPQTDQSQRLSEAEPCGRRLNATLSHCDVESLWSDCSMRSGSTFDTRDEAAFRDGLAALDASIASLQKTMKLDLRR
- the LOC133933597 gene encoding ankyrin repeat domain-containing protein 10-like isoform X2, which codes for MEPGNLQGNVSVRLLRSSLMSKGQEPDFPGDEVFMGRFPVHRACRDGDVGALVSLSEQHRAHLTAEDPCYGWTPVHWAAHYGQLECVVRLVQMGCGVNVGSSRFDQTPTHTAAFGGHPHCVVWLTQAGADVNRQDFVGEAPIHKAARSGSLECIQVLLIAGAKPHVKNASGQTAADLAQAHGFLDCFRFISNAQKHLLQLGGLHVNGVQSGGVPCGVGRLNRKRLPTTVEPGHLKKARRAEDVLAQMHSSGGEEVESMNMESAQGLSSDDDTKGVANGHHHALPRAAQVEPEPLKASPPPRRSSADMCGSLHLTGSPSSCVSQRPAWWGLMGAERGDFQHYGHYHGFGDTAEELNDSIQAELRYKQAVASTVHLYHGS
- the LOC133933597 gene encoding ankyrin repeat domain-containing protein 10-like isoform X1, with protein sequence MEPGNLQGNVSVRLLRSSLMSKGQEPDFPGDEVFMGRFPVHRACRDGDVGALVSLSEQHRAHLTAEDPCYGWTPVHWAAHYGQLECVVRLVQMGCGVNVGSSRFDQTPTHTAAFGGHPHCVVWLTQAGADVNRQDFVGEAPIHKAARSGSLECIQVLLIAGAKPHVKNASGQTAADLAQAHGFLDCFRFISNAQKHLLQLGGLHVNGVQSGGVPCGVGRLNRKRLPTTVEPGHLKKARRAEDVLAQMHSSGGEEVESMNMESAQGLSSADDDTKGVANGHHHALPRAAQVEPEPLKASPPPRRSSADMCGSLHLTGSPSSCVSQRPAWWGLMGAERGDFQHYGHYHGFGDTAEELNDSIQAELRYKQAVASTVHLYHGS